The Deinococcus koreensis genome window below encodes:
- a CDS encoding acyl-CoA dehydrogenase C-terminal domain-containing protein — protein MPTYKAPLRDFRFIMHELLGAEQQLAQMPFYKDNDTADGDLISQVLEEAARFVEGELLPLNRTGDQEGCVRHDDGEVTTPTGFKAAYRKYCDAGWPALDADPTYGGQGMPHLVSNALVEMLNSANVAWGMYPGLSHGAYSALHAVGSDELKNLYLPKLVSGEWTGTMCLTEPHAGTDLGIIRTKATDNGDGTYAVSGTKIFISAGEHDMADNILHLVLARLEGSPQGTKGISLFLVPKYLPTPDGQPGERNAVVCGSIEHKMGINGNATALLNFDQATGYLVGEVNKGMNHMFIMMNAARLGTGLQGLGLGEVAYQNALAYAKDRLQMRHEPRVNPAESADPIIVHPDVRRMLLTGKAYSEAGRAMAMWLALSIDTEHHHPDEAKRAEAADLVALLTPIAKAFMTDNGFNIAVQSQQVFGGHGYIQEWGMEQFVRDARIGQIYEGTNGIQALDLLGRKVLMDGGKKLQKLASVLQEFVEEHEGDEAIGDYATQLGKAAQQLGSLTMVIGQKAMQEGGAGEVNAAAVDYLRFFGHVVYGYLWARMAKLAQDKIDAGQDKDGFYLGKVQTAKFYFARLFPETKSLAATIKAGNETLAVDDRAVFGWEHNLVGA, from the coding sequence ATGCCCACGTACAAGGCCCCCCTGCGCGATTTCCGATTCATCATGCACGAACTGCTGGGCGCCGAGCAGCAGCTCGCGCAGATGCCCTTTTACAAGGACAACGACACCGCGGACGGCGACCTGATCTCTCAGGTGCTGGAGGAAGCGGCGCGTTTCGTCGAGGGTGAACTGCTGCCCCTGAACCGCACCGGCGATCAGGAGGGCTGCGTACGCCACGACGACGGCGAGGTGACCACCCCCACCGGCTTCAAGGCGGCCTACAGGAAGTACTGCGACGCCGGCTGGCCCGCGCTGGACGCCGATCCGACCTACGGCGGCCAGGGCATGCCGCACCTCGTGAGCAACGCGCTGGTCGAGATGCTCAACTCGGCCAACGTGGCGTGGGGCATGTACCCGGGCCTCTCGCACGGCGCCTACTCGGCCCTGCACGCGGTCGGCAGCGACGAACTCAAGAACCTCTACCTGCCCAAGCTGGTCAGCGGCGAGTGGACGGGCACCATGTGCCTCACCGAGCCCCACGCCGGCACCGACCTGGGCATCATCCGCACCAAGGCCACGGACAACGGCGACGGCACCTACGCGGTCTCGGGCACCAAGATCTTCATCTCGGCCGGCGAGCACGACATGGCCGACAACATCCTGCACCTCGTGCTGGCGCGCCTGGAGGGCAGCCCCCAGGGCACCAAGGGCATCTCGCTGTTCCTGGTGCCCAAGTACCTGCCGACCCCGGACGGCCAGCCCGGTGAGCGCAACGCCGTGGTCTGCGGCTCGATCGAGCACAAGATGGGCATCAACGGCAACGCCACCGCCCTGCTGAACTTCGACCAGGCCACCGGCTACCTCGTGGGCGAGGTCAACAAGGGCATGAACCACATGTTCATCATGATGAACGCCGCCCGTCTGGGCACCGGCCTGCAGGGCCTGGGGCTGGGCGAGGTCGCCTACCAGAACGCCCTGGCCTACGCCAAGGATCGCCTGCAGATGCGCCACGAGCCCCGCGTGAACCCCGCCGAGAGCGCCGACCCGATCATCGTCCACCCCGACGTGCGCCGCATGCTGCTGACCGGCAAGGCCTACAGTGAAGCCGGACGCGCCATGGCGATGTGGCTGGCCCTGAGCATTGACACCGAGCACCACCACCCCGACGAGGCCAAGCGCGCCGAGGCCGCCGATCTGGTGGCCCTGCTGACCCCCATTGCCAAGGCCTTCATGACCGACAACGGCTTTAACATCGCCGTGCAGAGCCAGCAGGTCTTCGGCGGCCACGGCTACATCCAGGAATGGGGCATGGAGCAGTTCGTCCGCGACGCCCGGATCGGCCAGATCTACGAGGGCACCAACGGCATCCAGGCGCTCGACCTGCTGGGCCGCAAGGTGCTCATGGACGGCGGCAAGAAGCTGCAGAAGCTGGCCAGCGTGTTGCAGGAATTCGTCGAGGAGCATGAGGGCGACGAGGCCATCGGCGACTACGCCACCCAGCTCGGCAAGGCCGCCCAGCAGCTCGGCTCGCTGACCATGGTGATCGGCCAGAAGGCCATGCAGGAGGGCGGCGCCGGCGAGGTCAACGCGGCCGCCGTGGACTACCTGCGCTTCTTCGGCCACGTCGTGTACGGCTATCTCTGGGCCCGCATGGCCAAGCTCGCCCAGGACAAGATCGACGCCGGCCAGGACAAGGACGGCTTCTACCTGGGCAAGGTGCAGACCGCGAAGTTCTACTTCGCCCGCCTCTTCCCCGAGACCAAGAGCCTCGCCGCGACCATCAAGGCCGGCAACGAGACGCTGGCCGTGGACGACCGCGCCGTGTTCGGCTGGGAACACAACCTCGTCGGCGCGTAA
- a CDS encoding GNAT family N-acetyltransferase, with the protein MPASTRPATIRPVSIRPATPQDAAAIAGVHVRSWQETYTGLMPAAFLARMTDEAMRQRRETGWRQTIDQRREAVLVAEQGGQLVAFASAGDPRDHPGFDAELSTLYALRRVQGQGIGRALFQSTVQALAARGARTLALWVLDVNPTRQWYARQGAREAGKKVEVIAGGELREVRMVWDDLTPLL; encoded by the coding sequence ATGCCCGCCAGCACCCGCCCGGCCACCATTCGCCCAGTCAGCATCCGCCCGGCCACGCCGCAGGACGCCGCCGCCATCGCCGGGGTTCATGTGCGGAGCTGGCAGGAGACCTACACGGGCCTGATGCCGGCCGCCTTCCTGGCCCGCATGACCGACGAGGCCATGCGCCAGCGGCGGGAGACGGGCTGGCGCCAGACCATCGACCAGCGCCGTGAAGCCGTGCTGGTGGCGGAGCAGGGAGGTCAGCTGGTCGCCTTCGCCTCGGCCGGCGATCCGCGCGACCATCCGGGCTTCGACGCGGAACTGTCCACGCTCTACGCGCTGAGAAGGGTGCAGGGGCAGGGGATCGGCCGCGCGCTGTTCCAGTCCACCGTACAGGCGCTGGCCGCGCGGGGCGCCCGGACCCTGGCGCTGTGGGTGCTGGACGTGAACCCCACCCGTCAGTGGTACGCCCGGCAGGGCGCGCGGGAGGCGGGAAAAAAAGTGGAGGTGATCGCGGGCGGCGAGCTGCGCGAGGTTCGCATGGTCTGGGACGACCTGACGCCGCTGCTGTGA
- a CDS encoding Crp/Fnr family transcriptional regulator has product MNYPSLVWHLKRTELFADLELTELERVAATTPYRSFQPGEVIYRMDDPADALYFVRSGLVKISKLFPNGKEAILGVIGQHDTFGELLLQAEERRPTQAEALERTTLIVLPRNELQKLLNTKPDLAMKLIRLMAARFFEAQAWTATVNAYSAPERVASLLYRLAREFGRPHAQGVELNLKLNQEDIARMVGATRETVSHSLGKLKQDGAIVRARTPIVVRMDALQRYIDQGN; this is encoded by the coding sequence ATGAACTATCCGAGCCTGGTCTGGCATCTCAAACGAACTGAGCTGTTTGCCGACCTCGAACTGACCGAACTGGAGCGCGTGGCCGCCACGACTCCGTACCGGTCGTTCCAGCCCGGTGAAGTGATCTACCGCATGGACGACCCCGCCGACGCGCTGTATTTCGTGCGGAGCGGCCTGGTCAAGATCAGCAAGCTCTTTCCCAACGGCAAGGAAGCCATCCTGGGCGTCATCGGCCAGCACGATACCTTCGGCGAACTGCTGCTGCAGGCGGAAGAGCGCCGCCCCACCCAGGCCGAGGCGCTGGAACGCACCACCCTGATCGTGCTGCCGCGCAATGAGCTTCAAAAGCTGCTGAACACCAAGCCTGACCTGGCCATGAAACTGATCCGCCTGATGGCCGCGCGCTTCTTCGAGGCCCAGGCCTGGACCGCCACGGTCAACGCCTACAGCGCCCCCGAGCGGGTCGCCAGCCTGCTCTACCGCCTGGCGCGCGAGTTCGGCCGCCCGCACGCGCAGGGCGTGGAACTGAACCTCAAGCTCAACCAGGAAGACATCGCGCGGATGGTCGGCGCCACCCGCGAGACGGTCAGCCATTCGCTGGGCAAGCTCAAGCAGGACGGCGCCATCGTGCGTGCCCGCACACCCATCGTGGTGCGGATGGACGCCCTGCAGCGCTACATCGACCAGGGCAACTGA